Below is a genomic region from bacterium.
GGGCGCCGATGTGACGAAGGAGAGCGAGGTTAAGAAGATCGCCCGGACGGCCATCGAACAGCTCGGCCGCGTGGACATTCTCGTGAACTGTCACGGCAGGCCCGCCCGCATTCTCGGCAACCCGATCGACCGCCTGACCCTCGATGAGTGGGAAGGCGTGATGTCGGTCAATCTGACGAGCGTGTTTCTGCTCTGCCGCGAGATGGCGCCCCATTTCCGCGAGCATCGTTACGGGAAGGTCATCAACATCGCCTCGATGGCCGGAAGGCGCGCGAACGAAAACGTCATCCACTACGCGGCCTCCAAGGCGGGAGTGATCTCCTTCACCCAGTCCTTCGCGAAAGAGATGGCCCGCTACAACGTGAACGTGAACGCCATCAACCCCGGCCTGCTCTGGACGCAGCTCTGGGAGAAGGGCCACGGCGTCCTCTTGGCGCAGGACGCGGACGAGGGCGCGCGGCCGACATCCCGCGAGGTGTTCGACAACTTCGTGAAGGCCGCGGTCCCGCTCGGGCGGGAGCAGACGCCCGACGACATCGGCAATCTCGCGGTCTATCTCGCCAGCGATGAGAGCCAGAACATGACCGGACAGGCCCTCATGCTGGCCGGCGGCGCCTGGATGTCTTAGGCGGGAAAGGAGTTTTGCGATGAAAGCGGTGGTGCTCAAGGAATTCGGCGGGGTGGAGAATCTCGCCGACATGGATTGGCCCGAACCCAAGGCGGGCGAGGGGCAGGTCAAAATCCGCGTCAAGATGGTCTCGGTCAATCCGACCGACTTCAAGGCGCGGCGCGGCGGCAACCAGGGGGCCGTGCCGATGGTTCTCGGGCGCGACGTGGCGGGCATCGTCGAGGCGGTGGGCGATGGGGTGAGCGCCTTCGCCCCCGGAGATGAGGTGATGAGCTACCTGCCCCGCTTCGGCGACAGCGGCGGGGAGGGCTACGCCGAGTTCGTATCGATCGCCCAGGAGTTCGTCCAGAAAAAACCGCCGAAACTCTCCTTTGCGCAAGCGGCGGCGGTGCCGTTGGTCGCACTCACGGCCTACGAGGCGGTGGTCATGAAGGCAAACGCCGGGAAAGGGGATTCCGCCTTCGTCGCGGGCGCCGCCGGCGGGGTGGGGACGATGGGTATCCCGATGCTCCGCCACCTCGGCGCAAGCCCGATCATCACCACCGCGGGGAGCGATAAGAGCGCCGCCTACATCCGGGACCGGCTCGGCGTGCCGGAAGAGAACATCCTCCGCTACGCGGGTCTTTCCCTCGATGAGATGGCCGAGCGCATCACCGCCATGAACGGCGGGCGGCTTCCCCGTCTTTGCTTCGATTTCGTCGGCAAGGACATGAAGCGGCTCTGCGCCCAGGTGGTGGACTACTGGGGCCACATCGTTTCCATCGCCCCCGAGCCGGGCGATCCGATCCCCGAGTTTTTTCACTCCCAGCAGGGGCCGCTCTTCTCGAAATCGGCCTCGTTTCACGGCGTCTTTCTGCGCGCCCCCGTCCGGGGCGGGGGGAGGCCCTACTGGGGGACCTATCAGGCGGCCCTCGGGGTCATCCGCGAGTGGCTCGAGGCGGGCCACATTCAACCCCCCCCGACGGAGGATCTGGGCCCGCTCTCCGCCGCCGGGATCGCCGAGGCACACCGCCGCCTGGAGGCGGGCCACACCCAGGGCAAGCTTGTCCTCTCGGTGGGGTGATTCCTGTGCCGGGGAAGGGTTGTGGTAGCCTTTTACTGTCATGGCGGACTCGGCTGGAAGAAGACAGTTCATGAAGCGCGCGGGGCTCTTGGGGCTTGCGGCGGCAGCCCTCGCGGCCGGATGCGGCCGGATGGGGCTCGGCATCAAGGCGCCCGCGCCGCCGCCGCCCGAAGATCAGGGCCTCATCTCGAGCGATCCGAAGTCGCTCTACTGGGCCCACGGCGGGCCCGGCAAGTGGTTCAACCCCTGGTGGCCCAATCCGGGCACCCGGGCCAACCTCCTCAAGTGGAAGTTTCTCTACCGGAACGATTACGCGCCCGGCAGATGGCTGCCAAGCAAGGTGGCCCGCGTCGAGAACGCGGGGGATTATCTCGGCCAGACGGAAAGCTCGGCCTCGATCACCTGGGTGGGCCACTGCACCTTTGTGGTGAAGGATGGGCCCGCGACGCTCGTCACCGATCCCCACTTCGGCCCGCGCGCACTCGTTTATGCGCGCCACCACCCCCCCGGCGTCCCGCTCGGGAAGGTGCCGGGCGATGCGGTCGCGATCCTTTCCCACAACCATTATGACCACATGGACGCCTGGACGATTGAGAACATCAACCGGGATGTGAAATGGCTGGTGCCGAAGGGGCTGGGGACCTTCATCCGCGAGCGCGGCGGAGACGCGAAAGAACTCGACTGGTGGGAGAGCGCCGAGGCGGGGGGCTGGCGGCTCACCTGCCTGCCGGCGCAGCACTGGTCGAACCGCATCGGGATGGAGCGCGATGCCACGCTGTGGTGTTCCTGGATGGCCGAGCGCGCGGGAAGGCGCTACTACTTCGGCGGGGACAGCGGTTATTTCCAAGGCTATAAAGAGTTCGCCCGGAAGTTCGGCCCCATCGAGGCGGCCATGCTTCCCATCGGGGCCTATGAGCCCCGGTGGATGATGCGCTACCCGCATCTTCATCCGGAGGAGGCGTACCGGGCCTTCCGCGATCTGGGGGCAAAATACCTGGTGCCCATGCACTGGGGCACCTTCGATCTCACCGATGAGCCCATCGATCTGCCGCCGAAGGTTCTCCGGGAGGCGATGGAGAAGGCGGGCGGCGACCTCGGCGCCCTGCGCATCATGTCGGTGGGGGAGCGGTGGCACCTGCCGGGATAATTTTTTTCTCATTTTTTTGACAAGGAGATTCGCCATGCCCCTCGTTCGCGTATCGTCTTTCGGCATCCCGCCGGAGACGAAAAAGAAAATCGCCAAGGAAATGCACGATGTCATCATGAGCAACACGAACGCTCCCGAGGAGGCCGTCTGGGTGATATTCGACGACGTGCCGCCCGAGAACTGGATGATCAAAGATTCGATGCTGAGCGAGAAGCACCCCCGCGAGATTTTCCAGGGCTGAATGCAAGAGGGGCAAGACCGGAAGGGAAAATAGATGCCGCGCACGGAGGACGACGTGCTCACCCCGCCCTGTTTCGCGGAGGCCCTCCACGGTATAATCAAGGGGTCGGCGCTGCACCGGCTCGATGCGGGCGGCCACAACAGCGGCCGCCGGGGCGTTCTGGGGGAGAGCCGGGACGCGGCCTGAGGTTCGATGAGGAGATGCCCTTGAGCGATACGCCGGAAAAAGAAAGAGAAAAAGAGAAAGATAAAAAGAAAAGCCCGCCCCTGCCGGGCTACTCCGAGGAGACGGCGGCCCACCGCCTGCTCGGCCGGGCCTTCGCCAAGCTGGGCCACGAGCGCGCCCCCGCCTATCCGGGCGACAAAAAGGACGAGAACCTCGCGAAAGAGGCGCTCGGCGCGGGCGAGCGGGAGGCCCCCATCTACGAAGCCAGGGAGCGCAAGCGCCGCAAGCCCAAAAAGCCCCTCAAGGGCCCCGATGATTTCTACATCTCCCCGTAGGGGGAGCGAAATTCGCCCTGCTCCGTTGACACCCCGCCCCCGCGGTTAGACACTTCGGGGGCGGTTTTTCGCGGAAAACCTCTCCCTGCGGGGATTTCGAAGGGAAGACGATGGCAAGCTCCTTCATGGCCGGGCGCATCGCGCGCGCGGGCCTGGGCGATATTTTCGAGAAGGTGGAGGCGGGCATCCGCCTCGGCTTCGAGGAGGGGGTGCGCCTCTACGAATCGGACGACATCGCCGCTCTCGGCTACATGGCGAACATCGTGCGCGAGCGGATGCACGGGAACCGCACCTACTACAACGTCAACAGCCACATCAACTACTCGAACGTCTGCGTCCTCTGGAAGGCGTGCAAATTCTGCGCGTTCGGCAAAAAAGAGGGCGATGCGGAGGCCT
It encodes:
- a CDS encoding SDR family NAD(P)-dependent oxidoreductase; its protein translation is MRLEGKTAIVTGGGGDIGRGIVRAFAREGARQLIVDLREDAAAKAAAEDGGAGSLSLGADVTKESEVKKIARTAIEQLGRVDILVNCHGRPARILGNPIDRLTLDEWEGVMSVNLTSVFLLCREMAPHFREHRYGKVINIASMAGRRANENVIHYAASKAGVISFTQSFAKEMARYNVNVNAINPGLLWTQLWEKGHGVLLAQDADEGARPTSREVFDNFVKAAVPLGREQTPDDIGNLAVYLASDESQNMTGQALMLAGGAWMS
- a CDS encoding NADP-dependent oxidoreductase is translated as MKAVVLKEFGGVENLADMDWPEPKAGEGQVKIRVKMVSVNPTDFKARRGGNQGAVPMVLGRDVAGIVEAVGDGVSAFAPGDEVMSYLPRFGDSGGEGYAEFVSIAQEFVQKKPPKLSFAQAAAVPLVALTAYEAVVMKANAGKGDSAFVAGAAGGVGTMGIPMLRHLGASPIITTAGSDKSAAYIRDRLGVPEENILRYAGLSLDEMAERITAMNGGRLPRLCFDFVGKDMKRLCAQVVDYWGHIVSIAPEPGDPIPEFFHSQQGPLFSKSASFHGVFLRAPVRGGGRPYWGTYQAALGVIREWLEAGHIQPPPTEDLGPLSAAGIAEAHRRLEAGHTQGKLVLSVG
- a CDS encoding MBL fold metallo-hydrolase; translation: MKRAGLLGLAAAALAAGCGRMGLGIKAPAPPPPEDQGLISSDPKSLYWAHGGPGKWFNPWWPNPGTRANLLKWKFLYRNDYAPGRWLPSKVARVENAGDYLGQTESSASITWVGHCTFVVKDGPATLVTDPHFGPRALVYARHHPPGVPLGKVPGDAVAILSHNHYDHMDAWTIENINRDVKWLVPKGLGTFIRERGGDAKELDWWESAEAGGWRLTCLPAQHWSNRIGMERDATLWCSWMAERAGRRYYFGGDSGYFQGYKEFARKFGPIEAAMLPIGAYEPRWMMRYPHLHPEEAYRAFRDLGAKYLVPMHWGTFDLTDEPIDLPPKVLREAMEKAGGDLGALRIMSVGERWHLPG
- a CDS encoding 4-oxalocrotonate tautomerase family protein, with product MPLVRVSSFGIPPETKKKIAKEMHDVIMSNTNAPEEAVWVIFDDVPPENWMIKDSMLSEKHPREIFQG